Below is a genomic region from Candidatus Bathyarchaeota archaeon.
ATGGTTAGGATCCCTAACCCTATAGCCGGAAAGGCGAAGGGCCTTATGAAGAACGCATGCTCGAGGCGTATGGGAGGCGGCGACATGAGCGATAGCATAGCCTGCAGGAGCAGAAGCTCAGGCAGTATCGCTAGTACATAGCCGAGCAGGAAGAGCGAGAGCATTATGGGCTTGTATAGGCGTCTTGAAACCTTAACCTTCAGAAGATGAGGAGACTCGCGTTTGAGGGATAGGTCGAAACGTTGTATGGACTTCGCCCATTCACGTAGCCTAGCGTACACCTCGTCTAGGCTCAGCCTGGTAGACCAGCTTACCGTCCTAAACCTCCTTAAGCGTCGAAGCTCTAAAGCGTACAACGCGGCGACCGGGGCGGTTAGAATGAGGGTTAGTAGAAACATCAGAAGCGTCTGATCCATCAACCTTAAGAGAACGAGTCCTCTAATAAAGCGTTTGTGGAATACCTGAAGACCATAGAGTTCGTCTTGAGAGAGGCTAGGACGAGGGTGCTGGACATCGTTAGAGGGAAAGACGCCTTCAAAGTCGTGGGTAGAAACAGGTCTGGGGACAAAACGTTTTTACTAGATAGGCTAGCCGAGGAAGCGGTCGTTAAGGCTCTCTCCCAGAGGCTTAAAAGGTTCACGCTCCTCTCGGAGGAGGCGGGCATCCTAGAGGTCGGCGGTGGAGGGGGTATAGTAGCGGTTTTAGACCCCCTAGACGGGTCGACCAACGCCTCTAGAGGGTTTCCGTTCTACTCGATATCCCTAGCCTTAGCCGAGGGCAGCCGTCTATCGGATGTGGTGGCAGCCGGGGTGGTGGATGTCCCTAGGGGCGACATATATCTGGCGGCTAGAGGCGGCGGTAGTAGGTTAAACGGCAGACCGATCAAGGTCTCAGACGTTAAACGCCTTAAGGATAGCGTCCTAGGAGCCGACGTAAACGTCAAGGGTAGGGCGTTCGGTTACCTAGCAAAGATTTCACCGGTTCTAGAGGAGGCGTATAGCGTCAGGTTCATGGGTTCCAACGCCCTCGGGCTCTGCATGGTCGCATCCGGCGTCTACGACGCGTTCGTGGACTTCAGAGGGTTGCTGAGGGTCGTCGACTCCGCCGCAGGGATGTTGATAGTCGAGGAGGCTGGAGGGGTCGTCCTAGACCAGGCGGGTCGAAGACCAGATCCTAAGCTCGAGCCTGGTTCGAGGGTCTCCTTGGTGGCCGCTTCGACCATGGAGCTTGCGTCGGAGATAATATCGCTTTTCCGACCGAAAGGTTAAAAACGCATGTGTATTCTCTCCATAAGAAGGGGAGAGCTTTGTCGAGGAGAAAGGAGCTTATACCACAGCCGAGAAGCGTGTTTCTTAGGGTTAAGTGTCCGTCCTGCGGCTACGAGCAGGTCGTCTTCAGCCACCCAGCGACCGTCGTTAAATGCCACATTTGCGGAGAGGCGCTCGTCGAGCCAACAGGGGGGAAGGGCAGGTTCAAGTGTGAGATACTGGAGGTGTTGAGTTGAGCGGGGATGAGTGGCCTGAGGTAGGTGAACTCGTCATAGCTACGGTAGAGACTATAACGCCCTACGGAGCCTATGTGACCCTAGACGAGTACGGTAGGAAGAGGGGGTTTCTACACATCTCCGAGATCTCCACAAGCTGGGTTAGGAACATACGGGAGCATATAAGAGAGAACATGAAACTCGTCCTCAAGGTTCTAAGGGTGAATCCTGTCAAACGGCACATAGACCTCTCTTTGAAGAGGGTTTCAGATAGGGAGAAGGAGGAGGAGCTTTACTACTGGAAGCGGAGGGTGAAGGGTAGGAACCTCCTCAAGCTCGTGGCTAAGAAGATAGGTAAACCCTATGAGCAGCTGTACTCGGAGTATGGAAAACGGCTTGAGGCTAAGTTCGGAGACCTATACGAGGTGTTCTCCACACTCTCTGAAAAGGGCGTCGAACCGCTTCTAAAACTCGAGGTACCGGAGGACCTGGCTAAAGCATTCTACGAGGTTGCCTCCGAAAAGATCAAGCCTAAAACTGCAAAGCTTCGAGGTATAGTCGAGGTCTCCACGGTGAAACCCGACGGCGTCTACGACGTGAAGGAGGCTTTGATGAGAATCGAGAAGCTCAGCAGAGACGATGTCAAGGTCGAGGTCTACGTGATAGGTGCTCCTAGATACGCCGTCGAGGTAACCGCTAGAGACTATAAGACGGCTTCGAGGGTTCTTAAGGAGGCGTTTAGAACAGTCGAGAGGTTTATGAAGAGAAGAGGAGGGACCGTCTCGTTCAGGGAGGCTTAGACGTGGTTTGGCTCTTGAGGAAATGCGTCAAATGCTCTGCATATACTTTGAAACAGGATAGATGCCCCTACTGTGGAGGAGAGGTTAGGGTTCCGCATCCGGCTAAGTTCTCCTTAAATGATAGGTTCGAGAAGTATAGGATTAAAGCCAGGAGGAGCGGTGTTGAAAAGCGTTGAGCTTAGAGAGCTTAAGAAAGTCGAGTTTAAGAAGCCCATACTCATAGCCGGTTTTCCAGGTCTAGGCTACGTCGGGAAGCTCGCGGTAACCCATATGGTTAGGGTTTTAAAAGCCGAGAAGATCGCCGAGCTATACTCTACGCATTTCCCTCATCACGTCTTGTCAGACGATAGGGGTCTTGTCAGGCTTTTGAGGATAGAGTTTTACGGATGGATAAATCCCGATAGTGGAGGACGCGACCTTATACTGCTGACCGGAGACGCTCAGGTTCAAGACGTGGAAGGACAGTACCTGGTCTCCTCGGAGATTTTGAAGTATGCGAAGAACCTAGGCGTCGATATGGTTATAACGACGGGGGGATACCAGAGCCATCCTGGGAAAACTCCGCTGGTAGTAGCCGCGTCGACGAACGTAGGCTTCCTAGATAGGCTTAAGGAGGCTGGTGCCAAGGTCGGGGGCTGGGGAAACCCGATAGTCGGTCTAGCAGGGGTCTTGATGGGGTTGACCACATTCTACGGCATGGACGGGGTGTGCCTTCTAGGAGAGACCATAGGCTATATCGTAGACACGAAGGCGGCTAGGGAGGTTTTAAAGGTTTTAAGCAGACTTATCGGCTTAGATATCCCGCTCGACGGGTTAGAGAGGGATATCCTGAAAGACATAGGCGAGGCGATCTCTGAAGTCGAAGCCGAGATGAGAAGCCTCGAAAGAATACTCGAAAGGACGAGAGAGGAGAAAATAACGTACATAAGCTAACCGTAGATCGTCGTTCCGACTTTGCGGCCTTTTACGGCTAGTTCTACGTTCTCGGGTTTGAACCCGTTTAGGACCACGGTCTTGATCCTGTGTCTGGCTATAAGCCTAGCGGCTTTGGGGTCTATGATCGATTTTAAACCGGCTTTATAGCGTATTCTCCCGAACATCTCCATAAGCCTGTCGAAATCCATCGAGTCTATCTTAGAGGCGTCTGGATGGACGGATGGATCTTTATCGTAGACGCCGTCTCTATCCGTCGCCTTTATGAGAAGAGAAAAACCCAGCTTTAAAGCGGCTAAGACGGCTACCGTGTCGGTCGTCATCCCAGGCCTTAAACCACCCATAACTACCACCTTGAATCTCTCGAAAAGCCTCGGTAATCGACCTATCCTATAGGGGACCTCGGAAGGTGCTACGGGTTTAAGCGCCTCTGCGAGCAGCTGGGCTACCACCCTTGAGGCCTGTATGGCGACCCTATCCTGACTATCCACCGGCATATTCATGGACCTCGCGTATTCTATAAGTCTCCTAGCCAGCTCACCGCCCCCGGTCACCACGAGTATCTTGAAGTCCTCTGAAGCGAGCCTCTTCAGGACCTTGGAATACTCCGTTATAAGCCGCGGGTTTATGGGCGATGCCAGCACAGAACCGCCGATTCTTAAGACGAAATCAGGCATAAAGCATCTAGATGAAGCCACCTTAGGAAATTATTTAAATTTTGGCTTGTATAGTCGATAGGAAGACCTTCTTCTTCGCCGTTTTTTCTAAGACGCGGCTATAGTAAGTACGTATAAAGAAAAACCTTTTGCAGACCGTTGAAATCTCTCAAATTCCCGCTTGGATACGCTAAAATTTATTTGAATTATCTACCGATTTATTTGAGGAGAGGTTTTTGAGTAGAATTAGGCGAAACTTCTCGAACCAGGTGTTTCAGATCCTCTCGTCTCCCATTAGGATGGAGATTCTCAGGCTCCTGAGGCTTAACCGTTCGTTAACCTACAGCGAGATCATGGATAAGCTAGGCCTGGAGCCTACTAAGCACGCGGGTAAGTTCGCGTATCATCTGAGAAGCCTCGTTAAAGCCAGGCTGATAGAGAGGTCTAGCGAAGATAAGACCTATAGGCTTACAGACTTGGGAGCCAGAACCCTAGAGTTCGCTCAGGAGATCAACGAGTATATCCTGAAAAGGGCGGGTAAGCTCCTGGTAAGGAGCTCTAGGATGGCTATCGAGGAGTTCGACAGGTTTAGGATCGTGGAGAGTCTCGTGAAGGAGGCGCAAGTCCCCTTAGAGCTCGCGGAGGCTATATCGCTGGAGGTGGAGAGGAAGCTAACCGCTCTGCAGGTTAAATACCTGACCGCGCCGCTCATAAGGGAGATAGTAAACGCTGTTCTCGTAGAGAAGGGGCTTGAAGATTACAGGCATAGGCTTACGAGGCTTGGCCTCCCGGTCTACGATGTGACCAAGACGTTCGAGAAAGCCAGCCTGATGAGGCTCAACGTGGAAGACATCAAGAAAATGGCCGGGGAAGCGGTTTTAAGGGAGTATACGCTTTTAAGCGTCTTGCCTAGGGATATAGCCGACGCGTATCTGTCTGGAGAGTTACACTTCGAATTTCTAGGCTCCTGGATACTTCGACCCGACGTCGTTCAACACGATATAAGGCTTATGCTGACCGGGAGATTCCACGGTATCCCGGCTAAGGTTCCTAAGACATTATCCTCCGCCTTAAACAGGCTGAGGATAATACTCTACGACTCTAGCTTCGAGGTTAACGTAGACCAAGGCTTGGATATGTTCAACGTTTTCCTATCGCCCTACGTCAGGAGGAAACGGATCAGCGACGTGAGGAGAATTCTTAGGATCTTCTTGGAGTCCCTCCGAGTCTACTCTAACG
It encodes:
- a CDS encoding translation initiation factor IF-2 subunit alpha gives rise to the protein MSGDEWPEVGELVIATVETITPYGAYVTLDEYGRKRGFLHISEISTSWVRNIREHIRENMKLVLKVLRVNPVKRHIDLSLKRVSDREKEEELYYWKRRVKGRNLLKLVAKKIGKPYEQLYSEYGKRLEAKFGDLYEVFSTLSEKGVEPLLKLEVPEDLAKAFYEVASEKIKPKTAKLRGIVEVSTVKPDGVYDVKEALMRIEKLSRDDVKVEVYVIGAPRYAVEVTARDYKTASRVLKEAFRTVERFMKRRGGTVSFREA
- a CDS encoding 30S ribosomal protein S27e; amino-acid sequence: MSRRKELIPQPRSVFLRVKCPSCGYEQVVFSHPATVVKCHICGEALVEPTGGKGRFKCEILEVLS
- a CDS encoding inositol monophosphatase, translated to MEYLKTIEFVLREARTRVLDIVRGKDAFKVVGRNRSGDKTFLLDRLAEEAVVKALSQRLKRFTLLSEEAGILEVGGGGGIVAVLDPLDGSTNASRGFPFYSISLALAEGSRLSDVVAAGVVDVPRGDIYLAARGGGSRLNGRPIKVSDVKRLKDSVLGADVNVKGRAFGYLAKISPVLEEAYSVRFMGSNALGLCMVASGVYDAFVDFRGLLRVVDSAAGMLIVEEAGGVVLDQAGRRPDPKLEPGSRVSLVAASTMELASEIISLFRPKG
- a CDS encoding PAC2 family protein is translated as MKSVELRELKKVEFKKPILIAGFPGLGYVGKLAVTHMVRVLKAEKIAELYSTHFPHHVLSDDRGLVRLLRIEFYGWINPDSGGRDLILLTGDAQVQDVEGQYLVSSEILKYAKNLGVDMVITTGGYQSHPGKTPLVVAASTNVGFLDRLKEAGAKVGGWGNPIVGLAGVLMGLTTFYGMDGVCLLGETIGYIVDTKAAREVLKVLSRLIGLDIPLDGLERDILKDIGEAISEVEAEMRSLERILERTREEKITYIS
- the pyrH gene encoding UMP kinase — protein: MPDFVLRIGGSVLASPINPRLITEYSKVLKRLASEDFKILVVTGGGELARRLIEYARSMNMPVDSQDRVAIQASRVVAQLLAEALKPVAPSEVPYRIGRLPRLFERFKVVVMGGLRPGMTTDTVAVLAALKLGFSLLIKATDRDGVYDKDPSVHPDASKIDSMDFDRLMEMFGRIRYKAGLKSIIDPKAARLIARHRIKTVVLNGFKPENVELAVKGRKVGTTIYG
- a CDS encoding RNA-protein complex protein Nop10, with amino-acid sequence MVWLLRKCVKCSAYTLKQDRCPYCGGEVRVPHPAKFSLNDRFEKYRIKARRSGVEKR